The Bacteroidota bacterium genome window below encodes:
- a CDS encoding DNA cytosine methyltransferase, producing MALHSSRLSAPLCGIALCAGYGGLELGLHIAEPRYRTVCFVEREAHAAAALVTRMEDEAVDRAPVWDDVKSFDGRPWRGRVHILTAGYPCQPFSSSGRRRGTKDPRHLWPDVARIVGEAEPEWVFLENVLGHLDLGFSEVGR from the coding sequence GTGGCTCTACATTCCTCACGACTTTCTGCCCCGCTCTGCGGGATTGCGCTGTGCGCCGGATATGGCGGCCTGGAGCTCGGCCTCCATATCGCGGAACCCCGATATCGCACTGTTTGTTTCGTCGAGCGGGAAGCCCACGCTGCGGCCGCTCTCGTCACCCGTATGGAAGACGAAGCCGTGGATCGCGCGCCTGTCTGGGACGATGTTAAGTCCTTCGACGGCCGCCCTTGGCGCGGCCGCGTTCATATCCTCACTGCCGGCTATCCCTGCCAGCCCTTCTCGTCGTCGGGCCGCCGCCGGGGCACGAAAGACCCGCGCCACCTCTGGCCGGATGTCGCCCGCATCGTCGGCGAAGCCGAGCCAGAATGGGTGTTCCTCGAAAACGTTCTCGGGCACCTCGATCTGGGATTTTCCGAAGTCGGACG